GAAGCATTTTTATCTTGAGTTCGTTCCAGAGCGTGCTCATAAATATTCTTTACAGTCGATAACGCTGATCGGTTAAAAAAAGTTGTCCATGCGCCTCATGCGCCAGATTTTGATCATAATAAGCCCTAACAATCCTCCTCCTAAATGAACAAGGTGGGCCACATGATCACCAGGGCGCTGAACGACGCTATCGTATATTTCATATAAAACATAGAATGATACAAGATATTTAGCCTTGATCGGGATAGGTATAAAAATTATCATTAACTCCATGTTGGGATATAGCAATCCGAAAGCTACTAATATGCCAAACAATGCTCCGGAAGCTCCAACGGTTGGTGCATAATATATCTCCGCAAGTTTATTTATGCCTTTTATGTCGCCGCCATATTGGTAAAAGGATTGGTCCGTAATAGGATGCGGCATCACAAAACTGCCCATGATGCTATGGACTTCAATAGCTTGTATCAGCATTTGCATAACTATTGCACCTATACCACAAATAAAATAGAAGTTAAAGAAGCGTTTTGAGCCCATACTGTATTCCAGTATTGGCCCAAACATGAAGAGCCCAAACATATTAAACAGCAAATGGCTTGGCTCTTTTAACAACGGCGCATGCATGAACATGTAAGTGACTATTTGCCATGGGCGAAAAAACGGCGAATCGAAATAAAATGCCGCGAGTGAAGTATTCATGTCAAATATCTTACCCACTAAATAAGGTGCAATAGCAAATATGATATTAATGATCAGCAGGTTTTTAACAACCGGGGTTAGATTAGCGAAAGGGGATTGCCGGTATTGACTCATAGTTTCAGATAATTGTTTTATTTTTCAAATCGTTCGGCCAGTTCGGCCATGGTAAAAGTACTGATAATTGCTTTTCCGTTCAGTGCAATATTAGGCATCTGGCAGGCAAAAAGCTGATCGATCAGCAAATTCATTTCTTCCAATGATAACCTGACGCCAATTTTGGTTGCGGCGTTACGCGCAAGTGACCGCGCAAGGCTGTCGCGCTTATCCAGCTTCAGTATCGAAAGGTTATTTTTAAAGCCTTCCAGCAGGTGTTCCAGCAAGGCGTGTTCCGATACATCGCCCAGGTCGGCCGGTATGCCTTCCACCACAACGGTATTTTTGCCAAACTCCCTTACGTCGAAACCAAGCGCACGGATATCCGGTAAAAGTTCTTTCAATAACTCAAAATCGCCGCCGTTTAGTGTAACCGATTGCGGGAACAAACTTTGCTGGCTGGTGCCCGAATGATTTTCCAATTGCTGCAGAAAACGTTCGTATAATACCCGTTCGTGTGCTGCCTGTTGGTTTATCAGCATAAAGCCGGATTTAATGGGCGAAAGGATATACCGGTTATGCAGCTGAAACAGTTGCCGTTCGCTTGGTTTGCTAACCTCCTGTTCTTCAACGGGGATGGTCTTTTCGGCGTGTATCTCATGCTGGTGTGCGGTATCCTTTTTGCTGATCTCGTACAGCGTATCCCAGTTTTGCGGGATGGCGGTTTTATTATAATCGCCCGTGTTCCGCAGGAAGGGTATCTCCCGTTCGCTGCTTTTCTTTTCCGCAGCAAAGGGGTTAAAATCCGGGTTGAAGGATATGGTAGGCTGTACGATCCGGTCGGGCGGCGTGGGTGTTATCAAATGGCCTATGCTATTCTCCTGGTCAAAATCGAGCGTAGGGGTAATATTATATTTGCCCAGCGAACGTTTAACTGCCGACCGGATAATGGCATAGATCGATTTCTCATCCTGGTATTTGATCTCGGTTTTTGTCGGGTGTACGTTTATATCGATTTTCGACGGGTCTATCTCGATAAAAAGCACATAAAGCGGGAAGCTTTCATCGGGCAACAGTTCCTCAAAAGCGGCAAGTACGGCATGGTTCAGGTAGGCGTCTCGTATATAACGGTTATTTACAAAAAAGAACTGTTCGCCGCGGGTCTTCCTTGCAAATTCGGGCTTCCCGACATAGCCCCGGAGCTTGATGATCGAAGTATCTTCTTCCACCGGCACCAAACGCTGGTTATAGTTATTGCCGAACAGGTGCACAATACGTTGCTTTAAGGCAGTAGCAGGCAGATGATAAACCTCCTGCCCGTCGTGGTGCATGGTGAAAAAAATACCCGGGTTGGCCAATGCAACACGCTGAAATTCATCCACGATATGGCGCATCTCCACCGGGTTGCTTTTTAAAAAATTACGCCGGGCGGGCGTGTTGTAAAATAGGTTCCGCACCGAAATTGAAGTGCCCGTGTTAGCCGAACATGGCTGCTGGCTCACTACTTCCGAGCCTTCGATATTAATACAGGTTCCCAGTTCGTCGCCATGGCGACGGGTCTTTAGTTCAACATGTGATATGGCTGCTATCGATGCCATTGCCTCGCCCCGGAAGCCCATCGTGCGAATAGCAAAAAGATCCTCTGCCTTGCGTATTTTGGAAGTGGCGTGCCTTTCAAAACACATACGCGCGTCGGTAATGCTCATTCCGGCGCCGTTATCTATCACCTGTATCAGCGATTTGCCGGCATCCTTCAGTATCAGTTGTATCTTATCGGCACCTGCGTCTATCGAATTCTCAACCAGCTCTTTCACGGCAGAGGCGGGGCGCTGCACCACTTCTCCCGCGGCTATCTGGTTGGCAACGGAATCAGGTAAAAGCTGGATTATATCTGGCATTTAGAAAAATTTCCCTTCTTGATCGTCCGGTACTGTGCGCGGATCTGTTCCGGGCAAAATTAACTAATTGACCGCATAACTTTAGCTTTTTAACAAGCTATTGTGTTGCCGTCGGCCGATTTTTTAAACCACGGTACACTTTTTTTGTTAGTGATGAAATTCAGCTACTTGCAATTAAAGGTTGTTGTTTTAAGTTAATATTTGGATAATTGTAAATCCACACTTATGAGAAAGCTTTTACCTTTGCTCCTGCTATTTGCCGTTGCCTGTAAGCAACAGGACTTCAACGCCGACCTGCTGGTTAAAAATGCCGTAGTTTATACTGTTGATAGCAGTTTTACCATGGCCGATGCCTTTGTAGTAAGGAAAGGCATGATCGTAGCTGTAGGGAAAGACGACTCGCTTGAAAAAATTTACAAGGCCCATTCTGTTATCGATGCCGAAGGCAAGGCGGTTTACCCTGGCTTTATGGACGATCATTCCCATTTTTACGGCTATGGCATGAGCCTGCAGGAAGTGGAACTGGTGAATACGAAAAGCTGGAATGAGGTGGCAGATTCGGTGATGATGTTCTCCAAACGCAACCCCGACGGATGGGTGATCGGGCGTGGATGGGACCAGAACAAATGGCAGGTAAAAAAATTCCCGGATAAAGCCAAGCTTGATTCCATGTTCCCGGTGAGGCCGGTATTGCTTACCCGCATCGACGGGCACGCGGCCATCGCCAACCAGGCTGCTTTGAACCTGGCTGGTGTAAAACCGGGCCAGACCATCACCGGGGGCGAGATCGAGACCATAAAGGGAAAACTCACCGGGATACTGGTAGATAACGCCGTAGGTATAGTAACCCGGAAAATACCCGAACCGACTGACCAGATCATACAAACAGCCCTGGCAGACGCGCAGCAAAAATGTTTTGCAGCAGGCTTAACAACGGTTTCGGACTGTGGTTTACCCTATACCATGATCAATACCATCGAGGACCTGCAGCACAAAGGCGTTTTAAAGATGCGCCTGTACGTGATGCTGTCCGACAGGCCCGACAATTATGAATACCTGTTTAAACGGGGGGTATTTAAAACTCCGCGTTTGGATGTCAGGTCATTTAAAATGTATGCCGACGGCGCCCTCGGTTCAAGAGGTGCTTGTTTATTGCAGCCGTACAGCGATAATAAAAAAGAGCAAAAGGACTGGAAAGGGTTTTTGTTGAGCAGCCAGAAACATTTTGAAGAGGTGGCACAGAAAGTGGCCGACAAAGGTTTCCAGTTATGTACCCATGCCATAGGCGATTCGGCTAACCGTGTTATCCTGAAGATTTATGCTTCGGTACTAAAGGGCAAAAACGACCGGCGCTGGCGAATTGAACATGCGCAGGTATTGTCGCCGGAGGATATCCATTATTTTGGCGATTATAATATCATACCATCGGTACAACCCACGCACGCTACTTCTGATATGCGGTGGGCAGGCACAAGGCTTGGCCCGCAGCGGTTAAAAACAGCCTACGCTTACAAGCAATTGCTTGAGCAAAACGGCTGGATACCGCTCGGTACCGACTTCCCGGTGGAAAATATCAGCCCCATCTATACCTTCTACGCTGCTACGGAGCGTAAGGACCTGAAGGGATACCCCGAAGGCGGCTTTCAGCCCGAAAATGCGCTCAGCCGCAAACAGGCCCTGCAGGGGATGACGATCTGGGCGGCTAAAGCTAATTTCGAGGAAAAAGAAAAAGGCAGCATAGAGCCGGGCAAGTATGCCGACTTTGTGATATTGAACAAGGATATCATGAAGATCAAAGGTTCTGAACTGCCGGGAGTAAAAGTATTATACACCTATATAAACGGAGAAAAAGTATATGGCAAAAACTAAAGGATGGGCGTACCTAATTATATTATCCGGTTTTATTTTAGCTCATTCGGCCTGTGCGCAAAACCCTCCGTTCTCTGGCCAGGCTTACGTTAACGAGGAAAAACTTGTCGAAAAAGCTACGTTCCTGTTCAATAACCAGCAGCAGCTTATTCCCTTGCTGGATGTGGGTGAGCTGAAGATAGCGAGCGTGCATTTTACCTACCAGTATGCAGCCGGGTTTGATAGCCTGCTGAATAAATACACCAGCATCGATTCGTACAATGGCACGGATTACGTCACCATTAAAACGCTCGGCGACCTTGATTTTGACACCAAAACTTACAATACGCTCATTGTGCAGGTTAACGATGCCGACCTGGAAAACCCGGCCATTATTGGTTTTATTAACGACAATCAGCGCATCAAAAATGTTATTGTAGCATTTTTTGGCACAAGAGATAACCTTGGGAAATTCGATAGCGTAAATGCGCCTGTCATCTGGTGCCCGAGGCCATCGCCTGTCGCAGCATTTTATAGCGCACAGGCCATATTTGGGGGCGTGCCGATAACACAAAACCTTATTGCCAACTATTCGGCCAAATACAAACGGAACAGTGGCTTTTTAACCCAAAAGATACGTCTTGGGTACACCGCGCCCGAAGAGGTAGGTATCAAATCATCCAATCTCGACGAGATAGACAAGATCGCTTATGAGGCTATCCGCAACCAGGCCACGCCAGGCTGCGTGGTATTGGTGGCAAAGGATGGCAAGGTGATCTTTAACAAAGCGTACGGCTATCATACTTATGATAACGTAATGCCCGACAAGCTGAATGATATCTTCGACCTCGCATCGGTAACCAAAGTCTCGGCAACTACGATGGAGGCCATGCGCGTTTACGAGGAGGGTCGCCTGAACCTTGATTCGACAATAGGCACCTATATGCCTATAGCGCGTAAAACAAATAAAAGCGACCTGGCGATACGGGAACTGCTGGAGCACCAGTCGGGCCTGATACCTGATATCCCAACGTACGAGAAATTAAAACCTACCGACGTTAGTCTCGATTCGTCGGCCGTGTTTACCCATAAGGTGGTCGATCATTATTTTTTAAGGAAGGACTATTTCAGGGATGTAATGCTGACGGATATATTCAATTCGCCATTGCGTACCCGCGGGCAGTATGTGTACAGCGACCTGAGTATGGTGATGATGCAGCAGATACTCGAAACCATAACCTCGACGCCGTTAAACACCTACGTGCAAAAAAATTTTTATGATCCGTTGGGAATGCAGACGGCGGGTTTCCTGCCATTGAACCGCTTCCCGCGCACGCGGATCATCCCTACCGAGAACGACCAGGTGTTCAGGCATACCCTGCTTATTGGTTACGTGCACGACCCGACAGCCGCCTTGCTGGCAGGGGTATCGGGGAATGCCGGGTTATTTGCCGGCGCCAACGACCTGGCAATTCTATACCAGATGCTGTTGAATAAAGGTATGTATGGAGGAGTGCAATACTTTAAACCTTCTACAGTTGAGCTGTTTACCGCAAAGCAATCTGCGGTAAGCCGCAGAGGTTTGGGGTTCGACCGCTGGGACCCGATAGCCGAAAGGCATTATCCTTCTAAAATGGCATCCGACCAAACTTTTGGGCACACGGGCTACACAGGCACCTGTATATGGGTCGATCCGAAGTATAACCTGGTTTATGTGTTTTTATCAAATCGTGTTAACCCAAAGGTAAGCGATAAGCTTTCAAGCCTCAATATAAGGCCAAGAATACAGGATGCTGTTTATCAGGCGATAGACAAGGGGCTCTGACGGTCAACCGACGAAAAAATTCAACTTTAGGGTTTAGTATTTGTTACCTTTAATAGTCAATTGAACCGGTTATGAAAGATGTAAAAATTCCCGAAGGCTATCAGCAGATCATGCCTTACCTCATTGTCGAAAATGCAGCTGAGTTTTTCAGTTTTATGAAAAGTGTATTTGGCGCCAGGGAGAAGTATAAAAACATGCGCACCGAAACGCTCATCAGGCATGCCGAACTGAAAATTGGTGACAGCGTGATCATGTTTGCCGATGCGACGGAGGATTTCAACCCGCAAAATGCCGGGATGTTTGTTTATGTTGACGACTGCGACAAAGTATATGAAAAGGCATTGAGCCACGGCGCGCTGACAGTTATGCCGCCTGCCGACCAGGAATACGGCCGTAGCGCAGGTATAAGCGATCCCTTTGGGAATACCTGGTGGATCACATCCCTTTAATTGCAAAATCTGTCAGAATATCTTTACACAGCTTTAACACTATTATCTTAAATTGCTGTTAAACTTGCAGCAGTGAAGCTACCACATCAACCAGTAAATTTTTGTTGGCCGTGTGTGGTAGTTTCATTACCATAGCAAGATCACATAAATGAAAATCGGAATAGTTTGTTATCCCACTTTTGGCGGCAGCGGCGTTGTAGCTACTGAGCTTGGCAAGGCTTTGGCCGACCATGGGCACCAGGTTCATTTTGTGACCTATAATCAGCCCGCGAGGCTTGATTTTTTTTCGGAGAACCTTTTTTACCACGAAGTAGCCGTTTCCAAATACCCTTTGTTTGAATATCCGCCTTACGAATTGGCCCTGGCAAGCCGGCTTGTGGATGTGGTACGGTTTGAAAAACTGGATATACTTCACGTGCACTATGCCATACCGCACGCTTCCGCCGCATTCATGGCGAAGCAGATACTGATGACCTACGGCATCTATATCCCGGTGGTTACTACCCTGCACGGTACCGATATAACGCTTGTGGGTAAGGACAGGACCTACAGCCCGGTGGTTACCTTCTCCATCAATAAATCGGACGGCGTAACGGCCGTGTCCGAGCATTTGAAAAAAGACACATTCGAGTTTTTCGAGATCGAGAACGAGATACGGGTGATACCCAACTTTATCGATCTTACCCGTTTCAGCCTGAAAGCAAAGGACCACTTTAAAAAAGCAATAGCGCCATCGGGCGAAAAGATACTCATCCATACTTCAAACTTCCGCAAGGTAAAGCGCACCACGGATGTCATCCGGATATTTGCCAAAGTGACCGAAAAGATACCTTCCAAACTATTGATGGTAGGCGACGGCGGCGAACGATCGGAATGCGAACAACTGGCCCGCGACCTTGGCGTAAACGATAATGTCCGTTTCCTGGGCAAGCAGGATGCCATTGAGGAGATACTTTCCGTGGCCGACCTGTTCCTGATGCCGTCGCAGTCGGAGAGCTTTGGTTTGGCGGCGCTGGAGGCTATGGCCTGCAAGGTGCCGGTAGTAAGCTCGAATGCTGGCGGTTTGCCTGAATTGAATGTTGACGGCGTAACCGGTTTCCTGCGTGAGATAGGCGATATCGACGGCATGGCCGAAAGTGCCGTTTACATACTGGAGGATTGCGAACGCCTGAACACGTTTAAGGAAAACGCCCTGGCCCGCGCCAAAGAATTCGATTTGTCTATCATCCTGCCTGTGTATGAGAACTACTACGCCGAGGTGATAGAGAAAAGCCGCACGCATGTGCTTTAAGGCGAAGCGATAAATTTCCTGTGAAATAACTTACTGATCAGCGTTTAAAAGACCCGGTACCGCAGTTTCAGGTATATGCTGTGCAAAAGCCCGATCTTCTCAAATGCATAATTGTGCTTTCCCGCCAGTCTCCCTGTACAGGCAGCTATCAACTGCTGTTCGGCCCTGGTTAACAGGCCCTTTTGCGTATATGGTACGGGTTTAAGAATTATACCTGCTTGTGTTGGTTTGCCGAACGAACTATTTGCCAGCGACGGCCTGCCCGCAACCGTGGGCCGGCTCAATACGGCTAATGCCGGGATGCCCAGAAAATCGGCCAGTTGCTTGGCTGCCGATCGCGGCTCGTTGCACACGTCTTCGTAGCGTAATAATAAAAAGCCGGGGCTGCCCTGCTGCCGTGCGGCAATACGCAGCGACGCTTTAAGGTAACGGAGCGCATTGCGGAGACCCGCGGCCGGCTCCATTTTTTTGCGCGAT
Above is a window of Mucilaginibacter ginsenosidivorans DNA encoding:
- a CDS encoding rhomboid family intramembrane serine protease translates to MSQYRQSPFANLTPVVKNLLIINIIFAIAPYLVGKIFDMNTSLAAFYFDSPFFRPWQIVTYMFMHAPLLKEPSHLLFNMFGLFMFGPILEYSMGSKRFFNFYFICGIGAIVMQMLIQAIEVHSIMGSFVMPHPITDQSFYQYGGDIKGINKLAEIYYAPTVGASGALFGILVAFGLLYPNMELMIIFIPIPIKAKYLVSFYVLYEIYDSVVQRPGDHVAHLVHLGGGLLGLIMIKIWRMRRMDNFF
- the mutL gene encoding DNA mismatch repair endonuclease MutL, translated to MPDIIQLLPDSVANQIAAGEVVQRPASAVKELVENSIDAGADKIQLILKDAGKSLIQVIDNGAGMSITDARMCFERHATSKIRKAEDLFAIRTMGFRGEAMASIAAISHVELKTRRHGDELGTCINIEGSEVVSQQPCSANTGTSISVRNLFYNTPARRNFLKSNPVEMRHIVDEFQRVALANPGIFFTMHHDGQEVYHLPATALKQRIVHLFGNNYNQRLVPVEEDTSIIKLRGYVGKPEFARKTRGEQFFFVNNRYIRDAYLNHAVLAAFEELLPDESFPLYVLFIEIDPSKIDINVHPTKTEIKYQDEKSIYAIIRSAVKRSLGKYNITPTLDFDQENSIGHLITPTPPDRIVQPTISFNPDFNPFAAEKKSSEREIPFLRNTGDYNKTAIPQNWDTLYEISKKDTAHQHEIHAEKTIPVEEQEVSKPSERQLFQLHNRYILSPIKSGFMLINQQAAHERVLYERFLQQLENHSGTSQQSLFPQSVTLNGGDFELLKELLPDIRALGFDVREFGKNTVVVEGIPADLGDVSEHALLEHLLEGFKNNLSILKLDKRDSLARSLARNAATKIGVRLSLEEMNLLIDQLFACQMPNIALNGKAIISTFTMAELAERFEK
- a CDS encoding amidohydrolase codes for the protein MRKLLPLLLLFAVACKQQDFNADLLVKNAVVYTVDSSFTMADAFVVRKGMIVAVGKDDSLEKIYKAHSVIDAEGKAVYPGFMDDHSHFYGYGMSLQEVELVNTKSWNEVADSVMMFSKRNPDGWVIGRGWDQNKWQVKKFPDKAKLDSMFPVRPVLLTRIDGHAAIANQAALNLAGVKPGQTITGGEIETIKGKLTGILVDNAVGIVTRKIPEPTDQIIQTALADAQQKCFAAGLTTVSDCGLPYTMINTIEDLQHKGVLKMRLYVMLSDRPDNYEYLFKRGVFKTPRLDVRSFKMYADGALGSRGACLLQPYSDNKKEQKDWKGFLLSSQKHFEEVAQKVADKGFQLCTHAIGDSANRVILKIYASVLKGKNDRRWRIEHAQVLSPEDIHYFGDYNIIPSVQPTHATSDMRWAGTRLGPQRLKTAYAYKQLLEQNGWIPLGTDFPVENISPIYTFYAATERKDLKGYPEGGFQPENALSRKQALQGMTIWAAKANFEEKEKGSIEPGKYADFVILNKDIMKIKGSELPGVKVLYTYINGEKVYGKN
- a CDS encoding serine hydrolase domain-containing protein; the protein is MAKTKGWAYLIILSGFILAHSACAQNPPFSGQAYVNEEKLVEKATFLFNNQQQLIPLLDVGELKIASVHFTYQYAAGFDSLLNKYTSIDSYNGTDYVTIKTLGDLDFDTKTYNTLIVQVNDADLENPAIIGFINDNQRIKNVIVAFFGTRDNLGKFDSVNAPVIWCPRPSPVAAFYSAQAIFGGVPITQNLIANYSAKYKRNSGFLTQKIRLGYTAPEEVGIKSSNLDEIDKIAYEAIRNQATPGCVVLVAKDGKVIFNKAYGYHTYDNVMPDKLNDIFDLASVTKVSATTMEAMRVYEEGRLNLDSTIGTYMPIARKTNKSDLAIRELLEHQSGLIPDIPTYEKLKPTDVSLDSSAVFTHKVVDHYFLRKDYFRDVMLTDIFNSPLRTRGQYVYSDLSMVMMQQILETITSTPLNTYVQKNFYDPLGMQTAGFLPLNRFPRTRIIPTENDQVFRHTLLIGYVHDPTAALLAGVSGNAGLFAGANDLAILYQMLLNKGMYGGVQYFKPSTVELFTAKQSAVSRRGLGFDRWDPIAERHYPSKMASDQTFGHTGYTGTCIWVDPKYNLVYVFLSNRVNPKVSDKLSSLNIRPRIQDAVYQAIDKGL
- a CDS encoding VOC family protein, encoding MKDVKIPEGYQQIMPYLIVENAAEFFSFMKSVFGAREKYKNMRTETLIRHAELKIGDSVIMFADATEDFNPQNAGMFVYVDDCDKVYEKALSHGALTVMPPADQEYGRSAGISDPFGNTWWITSL
- the bshA gene encoding N-acetyl-alpha-D-glucosaminyl L-malate synthase BshA, coding for MKIGIVCYPTFGGSGVVATELGKALADHGHQVHFVTYNQPARLDFFSENLFYHEVAVSKYPLFEYPPYELALASRLVDVVRFEKLDILHVHYAIPHASAAFMAKQILMTYGIYIPVVTTLHGTDITLVGKDRTYSPVVTFSINKSDGVTAVSEHLKKDTFEFFEIENEIRVIPNFIDLTRFSLKAKDHFKKAIAPSGEKILIHTSNFRKVKRTTDVIRIFAKVTEKIPSKLLMVGDGGERSECEQLARDLGVNDNVRFLGKQDAIEEILSVADLFLMPSQSESFGLAALEAMACKVPVVSSNAGGLPELNVDGVTGFLREIGDIDGMAESAVYILEDCERLNTFKENALARAKEFDLSIILPVYENYYAEVIEKSRTHVL